A genomic stretch from Acidobacteriota bacterium includes:
- a CDS encoding S41 family peptidase: FNRHVGKDFQVNDAVLQDFRKFLDGEKITYNEADIVGVQDWIASHIKAELFVSEFGQQEGLKVQAESDPQVVKALELLPQAKELADNAKHIIAERTSARANAGTSAAATAQ, encoded by the coding sequence TGTTCAATCGCCATGTCGGCAAAGATTTCCAGGTGAACGACGCCGTCCTCCAGGACTTCCGCAAGTTCCTCGACGGTGAGAAGATCACCTACAACGAAGCCGATATCGTCGGCGTGCAGGATTGGATTGCCTCCCACATCAAGGCAGAACTGTTCGTCTCCGAATTTGGACAGCAGGAAGGCCTGAAGGTACAGGCCGAGAGCGATCCGCAGGTGGTGAAGGCCCTGGAGCTGTTGCCCCAAGCCAAGGAGCTGGCTGACAACGCAAAACACATCATCGCCGAACGCACCAGCGCAAGAGCGAATGCCGGAACCTCCGCAGCAGCAACCGCGCAGTAA
- a CDS encoding restriction endonuclease subunit M, producing the protein MTIETHRQLAGFIWDICNLLRGPYKRNEYRKVILPLTVLRRFDCLLGPTKEQVLKEHARVKSKPEKVVRSLLEKITGYPFYNLARFDFGKVLDDSKQLAEGLNKYINGFSPNVREVMERFAFGEQIARMAEKNLLYQVVKAFARVDLSPERVDDMQMGYVFEELIRIGAEQANEEAGEHFTPREVIRLMVNLLLSPENDLRRSHVVKTIYDPACGTGGMLSVADDYIRKLNNKATPLLFGQDWNDEAWAVCKSDMLIKREDADQIRLGDTFSKDAFERDADGKKHTFDYMLANPPFGVEWKQQEKFIRDEAEHYGYEGRFGAGLPRINDGSLLFLQHMLSKMRGAKKGGSRIGIVFNGSPLFTGDAGSGESNIRQWIIEHDWLEAVVALPDQLFYNTGISTYIWILTNRKEEPRKGKIQLIDARQFFVKMKKSLGNKRNKVGDPHDDQREPDQIGEITRIHGDFRDGETRSFAVDGKQKELVVSKVFDNADFGFHKITVERPLRLNFQASAERIARLELEPAFRALAASQKKNEKVRLEEIAEGERRQEAIRALLREFGKITGERLYKDRAVFFSELKALDVDGDEDDPIRLSSSELKAIQNSLGERDETAEICRDKHGKSEPDPDLRDSESVPLKENIEQYFKREVLPHVPDAWIDHSKTKVGYEIPLNRHFYRYEPPRPLEEIEAEIKTLEGEIAGMLGEVTA; encoded by the coding sequence ATGACGATTGAAACTCACCGCCAGCTCGCCGGCTTCATTTGGGACATCTGCAATCTGCTTCGCGGTCCTTATAAGCGCAATGAATATCGCAAGGTGATTCTTCCCCTAACTGTACTTCGGCGCTTTGACTGCCTATTGGGTCCAACAAAGGAACAGGTCCTTAAAGAGCACGCACGCGTCAAGAGTAAGCCGGAAAAAGTGGTCCGTTCCCTTTTGGAAAAGATCACCGGCTACCCGTTCTACAATCTTGCCCGCTTCGATTTTGGCAAGGTGCTCGACGACTCCAAGCAGCTCGCCGAGGGGCTGAACAAGTACATCAATGGTTTTTCGCCCAATGTCCGGGAAGTCATGGAGCGCTTCGCCTTCGGAGAGCAGATCGCACGCATGGCGGAGAAAAACCTTCTTTATCAGGTGGTGAAGGCATTCGCCCGCGTCGATCTTTCCCCGGAACGCGTGGACGACATGCAGATGGGGTACGTCTTTGAAGAGCTTATCCGCATCGGGGCGGAGCAAGCGAACGAAGAAGCCGGAGAGCATTTCACGCCGCGCGAGGTCATCCGCCTGATGGTCAACCTGCTGCTCTCGCCGGAAAACGACCTGCGCCGCAGCCACGTGGTGAAGACCATCTACGACCCGGCCTGCGGCACTGGCGGCATGCTTTCTGTCGCCGACGATTACATTCGCAAGCTGAACAACAAGGCTACGCCACTTCTCTTCGGCCAAGACTGGAACGACGAAGCCTGGGCGGTCTGCAAGTCAGACATGCTCATCAAGCGCGAAGATGCCGACCAGATCCGTCTCGGCGACACCTTCTCTAAAGACGCCTTTGAGCGCGACGCCGATGGGAAGAAGCACACCTTCGATTACATGCTGGCCAATCCGCCGTTCGGCGTGGAATGGAAACAGCAGGAAAAATTCATCCGGGATGAAGCCGAGCACTACGGCTATGAAGGCCGCTTCGGCGCCGGCCTGCCGCGCATCAACGACGGCTCGCTGCTTTTTCTCCAGCACATGCTGTCGAAGATGCGCGGCGCGAAAAAAGGGGGCAGCCGCATCGGCATAGTCTTTAACGGATCGCCGCTGTTCACCGGCGATGCCGGCAGCGGGGAAAGCAATATCCGACAGTGGATCATCGAACACGACTGGCTAGAGGCGGTGGTCGCGCTGCCCGACCAGCTCTTCTACAACACCGGCATCTCCACTTACATCTGGATTCTCACCAACCGGAAGGAAGAGCCGCGCAAGGGCAAGATCCAGCTCATCGACGCACGCCAGTTCTTCGTTAAGATGAAGAAGAGCCTGGGCAACAAGCGCAACAAGGTCGGCGACCCGCACGACGACCAGCGCGAGCCAGACCAGATCGGCGAGATCACCCGCATCCACGGCGACTTTAGAGATGGCGAAACGCGCAGCTTCGCCGTCGATGGAAAACAGAAAGAACTCGTAGTCAGCAAGGTCTTCGACAATGCCGACTTCGGTTTTCACAAGATCACGGTCGAACGCCCGTTGCGGCTCAACTTTCAAGCAAGCGCGGAGCGCATCGCTCGGCTGGAACTGGAGCCGGCATTTCGCGCGCTGGCCGCGAGCCAGAAGAAGAACGAGAAGGTCCGGCTGGAAGAAATCGCGGAAGGCGAGCGCCGCCAGGAGGCTATCCGCGCTCTGCTGCGCGAGTTCGGCAAGATCACAGGAGAGCGCCTCTATAAGGATCGCGCGGTCTTCTTCAGCGAACTGAAGGCGCTCGATGTGGATGGCGATGAAGACGATCCCATCCGCCTTTCATCGTCGGAGCTCAAGGCGATTCAGAACTCTCTCGGCGAGCGCGATGAGACCGCGGAAATCTGCCGCGACAAGCATGGCAAATCAGAACCCGATCCCGACCTGCGCGACAGCGAAAGCGTGCCATTAAAGGAAAACATCGAACAGTACTTCAAGCGCGAGGTCCTGCCCCACGTCCCCGACGCCTGGATTGACCATAGCAAGACCAAAGTGGGATACGAGATCCCGCTGAATCGTCATTTTTACCGCTACGAGCCGCCCCGCCCGCTGGAAGAGATTGAAGCGGAGATCAAGACGCTGGAGGGCGAAATTGCCGGCATGTTGGGTGAGGTTACGGCGTGA